DNA from Deltaproteobacteria bacterium:
CAACATCGCGATTCCGGGTACTGAAGAATAGCGGGAGTCGACGACCGTGCGGATGTCGATTCAAGCGGGCGGATGTCGGCTCAGGTGGGGTATGTCATTCTGAGCGAAGCGAAGAATCTGCGGTGGAGAAGGAAGATCCTTCGCTGCGCTCAGGGTGACAAGAGTCGGCATACGACCACCGGCGAACGAACGACGACAAACGACGAACAACCAACGGCCAACGACCGATAACCAACATCCAACAACCAACAACCCATTCCGTGCTCCACCTCTTCGCAAACTACCACCCCCACGACGGCCAAAAGCGGCTGCACCGCGCGGGCACGCGCTTCGTCGCGCTGTGCGCCGGGGTGCGTTCGGGCAAGACGTACGGCGCGGCGCGCGAGTTCCTGCGACGCGTATACGCCGACCGTTGGGCCAAGTCGGGATCGCTGCTCTACTGGGCCGTCGCGCCCACGCACGATCTGGGCGAGGTGCAGTGGCGCGAGGTGATGAGCGCGCTCGCGGGTCCGGTCGCCGTGATCGTGCGCAACGTCCACCGCACCGACCGGCGCATCGAGCTGGCGGGGGACATCTCCGTCGAGTTCAAGAGCGCGCACGTGCCCGAGCGGCTCGTGGGCGTCGGCCTCGACGGATTGTGGATCGACGAGGCCGCCCGCGTGGATGAGCGCGCGTGGACCGGGCAACTGCGCATGCGACTGTCGGACCGGCTCGGCTGGGGACTTTTTTCGACCACGCCGCTCTCGCGCAACTGGTTCTTTCGCGAGATCTGGCGGCGCGGCGATCCGGGCGACGCACTGGCGTTACCCGACTACGGCCGCGCGCATTTCACCACCGCGGAAAACACCGCGCTGCCGCACCTGGCCGCCGAGGTCGAGCGCGCTCGCCGCGAATTGCCCGCGCGGTATTTCGAGCGCGAGTATCTCGCGTCGTTCGATGCCTTCATCGGCCAAGTCTTCGAGGGCTTCGATCGCCGCGCGCACGTGTTTGCGGACGCCGACGCGCCGTCGCGGTTCGACGAGGTGCGCGTAGGCGTGGACTGGGGATTCCGAAACCCCGGCGCGATGATCGTGGTCGCCCGCGACGGCGACGGGTGCTGGTGGACGCTCGACGAGCGCTACGAACGCGGCTTGCCAGTGGTAGGGGATGGACGCACGTGGGTTGCGATCGCGCGTGAACTCGCCGAGCGGTGGCGCCCGTCGGCCTTCGCGTGCGATCCCGCGCGGCCGGAGTACATCCGCGCGCTGCGCGGCGCGGGATTGCCGGCGCGCGCCGCGAAAAACGACGTGGCCTCGGGCATCGCGCGCATCTGCACGCTGCTGCACCCCGATCGCCCCGGCGGGCCGCTGCTGCGCGTGCACGCGGGGTGCGTTCAGCTTCTGTCGGAAATCCCGCAATACCGGTGGCGCGACGACGATGGTGCGCGTGAAGAGCCCGTGAAGCAGGACGACCATGCGATCGACGCGTGGCGCTATGCCCTCGTGACCGACCCGCACAAGCCGGGTTTCTGGTGACGCGGGCGTGCGGACGACGGGGGCATGACAAATCCCGATGCGCGTGAGAAATTGGCGTCGTCGGGCGCGTGGGAATTCGCGCCGATTCCGGGAGATACATCATGTGGGCGTGTTGGCGGTTTTGGATCGCGGCGGCGGTGTTCGTGTGCGTCGCGACGAGTGCGTGCGACGACCACTACGATTTCGAAGACGGGCGCGACCGGCCGCTCGGCCAAGTGCGCGTCGATCAGAGCTATTTGCGCGACGACGCGAACCGCTACGTCTTCCTGCACGGCGCGAACCTGTCGGGCAGCACCAAGTTCCCTGCGGGCACGGACCCCGTCACCTACGTGGGCAAGCCTTTCGACCTCGCCGACGCCGAACACCACTTCGCCATCATGCGAAAGCTCGGCTTCAACACGATCCGTTTTCTCGTGATCTGGGAGGGCGTCGAGCCCTACGCGAGCGGCGAGTACGACGAGGATTACCTCGACTATGTGGAAAAGGTGGTGCGTCTCGCCGGCGAGAATGGGCTCTACGTTTTCCTCGACATGCACCAGGACTTTTTCTCGCGCCACCTCGTCGCGCTCTTCGACGACGGCGGCGACGAGATGAATCTCTACGACGAAAAGGAAATCGCGCTCGCCGGGGAATACGGTCTCAACAACCGCGTGGGCGGCGACGGCGCGCCCGCGTGGGCGGTGAAGACGTGCCTGCCCGAGAAATTCGTCGGCGGCCCGGAGTGGGGTCTGCCGTTCTGGCTCGGCTCCAGCCCGCGCACGGTGTCGGACGTCATCCCCTTCCAGCTTTGGGGCGTCAACATCTTCATCTCGCTCGACGTGAACCGCTGCTTCGCGGCGATGCTCGCCGGGCGCGAGGTGTATCCGCACCATACGATCGAAGGGAAAAACGTCGAGGACTACCTGCAGGACAGCTACGCCAACGCGTGGCGGCAGATCGCGATGCGCGTTAAGGATTCGCCGAACGTGCTGGGCTATGACCTCATGAACGAGCCCGCGGGGCTTTTCATCCGGCTGCCGATTCAGGCGCTGCTCTATCGCGAGGCCAAGTCCGCCGGCGGCAAGATCGGGAACGAGCGCGCGATGGAGATCGTGAATGAGTTTCTCGACGGGCTCGTCGAAAACGGCCTCGGCGCGGGGCAGGCCGACCTGATGCGCGAGGTGTTCATGTCGGACATCGGACTGCCGGCGAGCGTGGACGAGATCGAGGCGCAGGGGTTCGCGCCCGACCGCGCGTTCGATCCGTGGCGGCCGGAGCTCGACGCGGCGCTCGCCATCAATTCGAACTTCAACAAGACGCACCTACAACCGTTCTACGAGAAGGTGGGCGGCGCGATTCTGGAAGAGGACCCCGACGCGATCATGTTCATCGAGCAGGCGCTGGGGGCGATGGACCGGGGTATCGGCGGGCAGTGGGCCGAGCCGATGACGCGCCCCGAGGGTTTCGACCAGATGGTGTACGCGCCGCACTACTACACGGACATCTACCCGCATCTGGGCGTCAACGCACCGCCGCGCGAGTTCACACCCGAGGAAAAATGGCTGCGCGACTACCGCGACCCCATCGCGGAGGCGATCGAACCCGCGACGTTTTCGCTCGGCAATCCGCCGGTGTTGATGGGTGAGTTCGGCACCTACTTCAACTTCGGCGGCATCGATGAGTCGATGGCGAACGACTACCACATCTCGACGCTCGTGCTCAATCCGTATTACGAGGCGTACGACGAAATGCTCGTGCACCGCACCGTGTGGTGCTATTCGCCCGAAAACACCGCGGAGAACGGCGACGGCTGGAACCGCGAGGACTTTTCGGTGCTCGGCCCCGACGGCGAGCCGCGCTCGTGGCAGGCGTATTCGCGAACGGTTCCGCGCGCCACCGCCGGGCGTCTGCTCTCGATGTACTTCCACTCGCCGGTGCACTACTTCGAGCCGCGCCCCGGCGAACAGACGCCTTATCTCGAATTCCACATGGAGATGGCGGGCAAGGAGACCGACGCGCCCACCGAGATTTTCGTGCCGCCGCTACAGTACACCGACGGCTTCTACGTGAAGGTGTCGGACGGTCGCTGCGAGTACGATCCCGAACGCTTCGTACTGTATTGGCACGTCGCCGCCGACGACCCCGGCGCGGTCCACACCATCACGATCAATCCGCCTTACGCGCAGGGCGATCCCGGCGATTGGGATTATTTCTTCCGCGGGAACGAAGTGCTGGAGCGATAGGGCTCACGCCACGATCGGCTTCTTCTTCGACGGCTTGTCGGGGGTTCTGTCCTTCGGCTCGAACATCGTGCACGGCATGCCCGAGTTCGCGAAGACCTGGACGCTGGGAATCTGCACGGATTTGAAGCCGAACGCGCGGCAGCCGTGTGGGCATGCGGGATCCCACGTCACGGCATAGTGCCGGCATCGGCGGCAGTTGATTTGCTCCGGCGGCATGGCCAAGGTTATACCACGGCAGCGATGGAATCCGAACGTCGAGAAAGGTCGGCGGATGTTCCCAAACGTCGAAACGCACATGAACGGCGCCGCGCTCGTGATCACGATGCGCCGCCCGGAGCACGCAAACGCCTACGATGACGCCATGCTCGCGGGTATCGCAAACGCGCTCGCGTCGGCTCTTGTCGAACCCGCGGTGTCGGTCATCGTCATTCGCGGCGCGGGCGATCGGCATTTTTGCGCGGGGGCCGATCTCGACGCGCTGCGCGCGCGCGATCCGCTTTCGGTCCTCGATCTTCCCAGCGCGCGGCTCTTCGCGGCCATCGCGGCGTTTCCGAAGGCGACGATCGCGGCGGTGAACGGCGCGGCGGTGGGGGGCGGGTGCGAGTTGGCCATCGCGTGCGACCTGCGTGTGGCGTCTCAAGATGCGTTCTTCGCGCTGCCGGAAACAGGGCTCGGTTTGATCCCCGCCGCCGGGGGCTCGCACCGTCTCGCGGCGCTCGTGGGCCTCGGTCGCGCGAAGGAGATGATCCTCACGGGCCGACGCGTGGATGCGGACACGGCGCTCGCGTGGGGACTCGCGAACGACGTCTGCGCTCCCGAGGATCTCGATACGCGCGTGCTCGCGCTTGCGGCGTCGATTGCGGAAAAGGACGGCGACGCGATCGCACTTGCCAAGGAGACGATGGCGCTCTCGTTCGCCGCGCCCGCCGGCTCCGCGCTGGCCCGACTCGCGCAGACGCTGCTCGGGCTACGGCGAAAGTGATGAGATCTCGCGCGACCGGACGGCGCGCGATTCATGAAGAACGGCCGCCCCGAAGCGGAGCGGCCGTATGCGGCAGGGCCAATCTCGAACCGCGGTACGGTTCGGGAACTGGTCGTCGGATCAGGCGTCGCCCTTCGCGCGGCGAATGACCTTGGGCGCGCTCGACACGGCGCTCTCATGACCGGGCAGGCACACAACGCCGTACGCCGGATTCAGGATCTGATTGCGCTTCTTGAGAATCTGCAGCGCGTTGCGCACCGACGAAATCGGGCTCTTGGAGGAACCGGCCGCGCTGCGCTTGGAGAGTTCGTCGAGAATCTCATGCGCGGACATCGGGCGACCGTACTGCTCCATGATCTCGAGGATGAGGTTGTTCATCGTGAATCCGCCGCGACGAGCGCGACCGCGGGTGCGGCGCTGAATCATCGGCTTCACGTCGGCCTTGCCTTCCCAGACGAGGAGCAGGTCTTCGCGGCGCTTCATGTCTTCGCGCACCTGAAAGATTTCCTTGTCGAGTTCAGCTTTCTTCCCGTTGATCTCGTCGATCTTGCGTTGGAGTTCGTCGAGTTCGCGGCGGACAGTGGCGATAATCTCGGTGGTCGAGGACATTGGAATTACCCCCAGTGGAATTTCGGGTTGGACATGACCGACGTATAACAACATCCCACTTTGGCGTCAATGGAAAATCTGTTACGCGAAACTTTTCCGTGCGTCCGTCGGCGAAAAGGCCATCAGCCCAAAATGTGCCCGATTTTTGGAATTCGTGTCCCCGGCGAGTGAATCCGCAAGGTTCGTTCACGCACACGAATTTCCGCGCTTTTTCAGGCACTTTCACGTCTTTTCTCCATGGGCATCACAGAAAAATGAACGAATTCCCGAGAGGCTTATCGAGAAAAACGGTTAAAAATTCCCAAAGTTCAGCCTTTTCAGAATCGGCGAACTTTGAAAATTTCTGATCGCTTTTCCAAAAAGAGCCTAAAAACCGGATGCTTCGGGAGGACGCCCAGGTCGAATTTTTTCGACTTTTCCGAGTTGGCTTCGTGCCCTCGCCGCCTTCCAGCTCCTCTCTGCTTGATCGGTCACGATTGGGATACCTTGGAATCCGGCTGGAAAACGTAACAGTCGACCACGTTGCGCAAAGGCCTGCGTACGTCTTTTGCCGCTCATTCCAGCGTCATCGCCCACCGGCGAAGTCTTCGCGTCCTTCCCATGACGATTGTCTGAGAAATCCCTTGGTTTCCATCTGCGGAATTCGACGCGGGCTGACGAAACCGCTTTTTGACCCGCGTTGATGGATTCACCGATCCATAGGTCAATCGCGACGATGAATCAACGCACCTGTCGCAATTCGTCGTGCCCGGATGTCGCCACGTTGCGCCGCCCCCCCATCTCCACATCCGTATGTCCCGTGGTCTTGGGATTCGATCGAAGAGTGTGCTAACGTTCCGCGAGTTGGATCGGCGTCCCGCCGCGAGTCGGGCAGCGTATGCCGGTCTTCGTGAGGGGGAATGAATGACACGGTATCTCGCGATCTTCGTTGCCGCACTGGTCGTTGTGCTCGGCGCGCATCATTTCACGCAGGGGGCTTCGACCGGTCCCGCGGGCGTGCAGATTCTCTCGCTCACGGGGAAGAAGCCGGCGATCTTCAATCACACCGCGCATGTGGAACGCGCGCAGGGCAATTGCCGGATCTGCCATCACAAGGACGCGCCGGGCACCGGCTCGAAGTGCATGACGTGTCACACCGAGCCCGCGAAGGCGGGCATCCCCGGCGGACGCCAGGCGTTTCACGAGTGCATCAAGTGTCACGCGCCGGGCACGGGTCCGATCTATCCGAAGGACTGCATGACCTGCCACGTGCGTCCGGGCGTGTGAGCCTCCGTCAACGCACGGACCGCGTTCGAGCAACATCACCCGCCGAGTTCGTGTTCGAAAACGCGCGAGCGTGTTTCCTCGTTCAGTGCGCGGACGAGATCCGACGTGTGCCGATGGTGCGTGAAGAGAAGCACCTGCGTGTGATCGGACAACTGCGCCAGCGATTCGAGCGCCGCCGTCGCGCGATTCTCGTCGAACTGCACGAGCAGGTCGTCCGCGATGACGGGCAACGCGAGACCATCGACCGCGCGCCGCTCGATCCACGCGAGACGCAGCGCGAGCCAGAGCTGGTCGCGCGCGCCGTCGCTCATGGCGGGGACTGGAACCGGATCGCGTGACGTCGGGCGAAAACCCGCGATCGTCGGCGGGTCGTCGCTGTAGTTGGCGCCGAGTTTTTCGAACGAACCGTGCGTGAGCTTTTGGAACAATTCCCCCGCCCGGGCCAGCACCGGATTTTGCGAACGATCGCCGAGGGATTCGATCCGCGCGGCGAGCAAATGCGTCGCGAAACGCAGACGCCGCCAGCGTGCGACCGCATCGCGCAGTTCGGCGAGCACGCGTTCCCGCTCGTCGAGCAACTGGGCCGCTCGCGACGCGGGCGCCTCGTCGCGAAGATCCGCGCGCGCGGCGGCGATTTCGTCCCGGAGTTCGTCATATTCCCGGCGCAGGTCATCCAGTTCGCGCTGCGCGATGTCGAGATCGAGTTCGGAGGGTTCGTCGCCCTGAGTAATTTCGCCGCGCAAGGTTTCCAGATCCGCGCCGCGGGCCTCGCGTGTCAGGTCGGATCGCAGGCCGTCGCACTTTTCGGCGAGCACGCGCTTTCGCGCGGCAAACCGGGCGATGTCTTCGATCTCGTCGGCCGTGTCGCATTTCGCCCGCATTCGCAGCGCGTCGATTTCGGCGAGCGCCGCTTGGAGCCCGGTTTTCGCTGCATGAAGAGCCTTTTCGTCCTGGACTTCGCGCATCTCCAGATCCCGGAGGCGCTCGTTGTCCGTCATCGCCCGCTGAAGCCGCCCGTGCAACTCTTCGATGAGATCCGCCGCGTCGGTCTGCGCGGGCGCGATTCCCGACACTTCGCTCAGCTCCCGCGCTCGCCGCCGAACGTCTTCGATATGCGCGGTCATCTTTGCGATACGCGCGTCGAGGCCGCGAATCTCTTTTTCGTACCCGAAATATTCGTCGAGCTTCTTGAGCACCTCCGCCGCCTGCGCGGGAGCCGCGTCGCCGGTCATCGGCAAATCGGCGACAGCCAAGCGCCATAGGTCGGCCCATCGCGTCCGCTCATTACGCACCTGTTCGAAACGACCCGATGCCTCGGCCAGTTCCAGTTCGCGGGACTGCCGGGCGGCATCGGCGATCGCGCGTTTCTGATCCAGGCGCCGCTCGTCTCCAATGATCCGCTTCGCGGCGGCATGGAGCGCCGCGAGCGTCTCGCCGGCCGCCGTCTGTTCCCCACACGCCTCGAGCGCGCGTGACAGCCGGGCGCGCCATTCGTCGGCCTCGCGTCTCGTGGTTTGCGCCCGTTCGACCGATTCCCGCGCAACGCGGGCTTTCTCGCGAACCGCGCTGAAGGCGTCGAGCCATTCGCGCATCTCGGACGGCGATTTCGGCGTCACGGCGGCGTCCCGCCACTCGGCGTTCCAATCGTGCTCAAACGTGTCGCGGCGAACGCGCCAATCGTTTTGGGCTTCGACGCACTCGGCGCGCGCCATTTCGTCCCGCGCGGCTTCCAATTCGAGTCGCACCGCCTCGGCGACCCGCGTCGAGTCGCCGCGCAGCCGGTCGGCGGCTTCGTCCGCCTCACGCATGGCGTGCTCGAAGGCGGCGGCCGGATCGCGCCCGCTGTCGTAAGCGGCCCAGGTATTGGTGTCGTTCGCGCCACCCAGCCAGGCGTCGCGAACCAGTTTCCAACCCTGATCGCGATGTTGGCGGGCGGCGATCAGGGCCGCCTCGGTGGGCACTTCGCTTTCGCGCGCCAGTTCGCGCCCCCGCTCGTCGCGCTCCTGCGCCGCGCTGTCCAGGCGGCGGCTACGCTCGTCCAACTCGCGTTGCGCCTGCTCGATCGCAACGATTTCGCGTTCGAATCGCGTCACCGTCGCGCGCGCCGGGATCGGCGTTTGTTCGATTTCGTCCGCGCCGCGTGTCCACAGCGGCAATGCGGCCGTCTCGCGACCGAGATCCGCCCGGGCGCGTGCAGCGGCGATTTCGGCTTCGTTGGCGGTTTTTTGCGGATCGCCGGTCCGTGCGAGATCATCGCAGAGTTCGGCCAGAGACCGCGGATCGCGAGCGGCGGGCATCGCCGCCCTTTCGGCTTTTTGAAGACTCAACATCGACTCGGCATGGCGCGCGCGTTCGACCGCTTCGGCATATCGCGTCGTGATGGTCTGATGCGACAGCACGAGTTCGTTGAGTTCCGCCCGGCGCGCGACCGGCAGGCGCAGCGTGGCATCGGCGGCGTCGCGGGAAAGGGCCGGATCGAGATCGCGCAAAATCGCGTCGGCGTCTGTGCCGCGAATGAGCCGATCGCTCTTCACACCGGGCAGATCCCGCGCGGCGGCCTGATAAGACCCGACTTCCTGATGAAGCGCGCGGATCGCCGACGCGCAGGCCAGCACATCGCGCGCCACCCGGATCGCGTCTTTTTCGGCCCGCGTCATGTCCAGCGTATTTTCGGTGTTGCGCACGACGTCGGTGAAATTGTTTCTCTTGGTCCGCGCCTGCGTGAGTTCCATGTCGAACGACTCGGGAAGATCGGGAACGAGGGCGAGCGCGGCGAGTTCGCGCTCGGTGGCGTCAAGCTCGTCGAATTTCGGCCGTATTTGGATCCGGCGTTGCAGCCGGTCGACATCGATGGTGCGCTCGTCGAGAGTCCCTTTCAGTCGTCTCGCCTTCGCGTTCGCATCTTCGAGTCGCCGCGACCGGGTTTCATAATCCGATGGATTCAGCAACGCCTCGTCGGCCTCCTTTTTTATCACGTCGGCTCTGGCGACAAGGTCGTTGATCTTCCGTGTTCTCGCCGATGCGCCAAACAACGCTTCCGACTCGGCGATCAGCGCGTCGCGGAGTCCTCGCACGTCGGCCCCGCCGCGCCCGGCCGCGAACAGGCTCTCGGCCAGCGCTCCGCCGGCCTTGAGCAATTCCTCCCCGCCTCTGCGCAGCCCGTCATGATCGAGTCCGAACATGCGAACGAATTCGTCCCTGTTCACGCCGCCGAGCAGCGCCCGTAGCGAGCCCTCGTCGATCGGCGCGCCGCCGGCATCCACGAGTGAATTCTTGTCCCTCTTGAGCCGCGTGATGTCGATGGCGCGACCGTCGTCTGTTTCGATCCGCGCACCGACGCGCAGATCCTTGTATGCGAACCGAAAGTCGTCCGGCGTTTGCTTGGGAAATCCATAGAGCAGGGCGAGTATCGCGCGAAGCGCCGTGCTTTTTCCCGCCTCGTTCGCGCCGTGGACCACGTGCAGACCGCGCGCGGTGGCGGACAGGTCCAAAACGCGATCCTGAAAATGGCCGTATCGTTCGAGGCGCAGCTCCAGAAATCTCATCGCGCGTCTCCGCTCCGCGCGAGCTTCGCCGCGAGCAACGCGCACGTATCGGCGGCGTCGGGCGCGTTGTCCGCGCCGAACAGGTCGTGCAGGTCGCGCGGCAGTTTCTTTTTCAGCGCCTCGTCATCCTTGCGCATTTCGATCATCGCGGCCGCCACCAATTCGGGGTCGTCCGCGATGCGTTCCAGATCGAAATCCGACCCGATCGATTTCGCGTCCGTCGGCGCACTCGTCTCCCACGCCACTTTTTCGACCCACCCGCGACTTCGCGAAACGTTCGTCACCGCTTGCCTTGCCTCGGCTGTCCAGCGCTCATGGTCAGCGACGATGTCCCGATGCGCCGGGCACGAGCCGCGCACCCGGATTCGCAGCGCCACAGGCCGTCCCTCGGCTTCGTCGATCGAACCCGCCGCGGCGGCCTCGACGCGTTCGATTGCGGTTTCGCCATCTCCGCATCCCGCGGCATCAACCTCGACGAGCGCCCAGCGCGCCGCATCGAGAGCGACGAATTCCGGCTCGGCCACGCGGCCATCCGTCACGCGCACCATCATCGCGCCCTTTTCACCCGTTTCACGGGCGTGACGGCCCTGCGTGTTGCCGGGGTAAACGATCCACGGATCGGCGCGCACGATTCGCCGCGCGTGCACGTGACCCAGCGCCCAGTAGTCGTATCCTTTCGCAATCAGATCTTCGACGCCGCAAGGCGCGTAGGGTTCGTGATCCGGACTGCCCGCAAGGCTGGTGTGAAGCACGCCGATATTCACGTAACCGGAACGGCGCTCGGGATAAGACGCGACGATATTCGCCGACTCGGCCCGCTTGCCGAAGCCGCGCCCGTGAATCGCGACGCCGAGGTCTTCCCATACCACGCTTTCGGCGTGTTCCGTCGCGAAACGGGAGACGTTGTCCGGCAGGCGCAGGGATTTTGTGATGACCGATTGCGCATCGTGGTTGCCCTGAATCAGCGCGACGCGAACGCCGGCGTCGCGAAGGCGCGACATGCCGTGCGCGAAATACAGTCCCGTGTTGAAGTCGCGCCAGTCGCCGTCGTACACGTCCCCGGCGATGACGACGAACGCCGCGTCGGCCTCGATCGCGAAACGCACGAGGTTGTCAAAAGCGCGCCGCGTCGCGTCGCGCATCGCCTCGACCGGCGCGCCGGGATAATCGGCGAGTCCCTTCAGTCGGGAATCGAGATGGATATCCGCCGCGTGAATAAAGCAAAAGTCCGTCATGCGTTTTTCCGGGAGGGAGGTTACGCCGAAATGATCGGCCAAAGCCGGGCGGGAGGCAACATCTGTTCCCCATTTCCCGCGCAACCATTAAACTGCCGTTCTCGCAACGCCCACAAACCGGAGCCGTGCATGCGCCCGATTTTCCGCACCGTCGTCTTCGTCGCTCTCGTTGCCCTGATCGCGTCCGCCGCATGGCGCGCCGCGCCGGCCTCGGGGGCCGACGCCGCCGCCATCGCCGCCGATCTGGCGAAGGAATCGCGCGGCAAGATCCAGCCGATCGAGGATGAAACCGGCGCGATGAACGCGTTCTACGCGCAGCTTTCTCGAAGCGCCGCGAAGTTGTCCGGCTCGGTGACGCGCGTGGCGCACTTCGGGGATTCGACGATCGAGATGGACCTGACCCCCGGGCCGATGCGGCGATTGATGGCGGCGCGTTTCGGCGACGGCGGCCGCGGTTTTGTGCTCATGGGTCGGCCCAAGCCGTGGTATCGGCCTTACGACGTCGAGTTCGACCCCGACTCGACGTGGATTTCGAGCGACGTGAAGGAAAACGACGTCAAGGACCGGCGCTTCGGCCTCGGCGGCGCGTACCTGCTCGCATACAAGGACAAGGCGACGACGAAGGTCGGCACCGCGAAGGGCGGGCCGACGGGCGAGAGCGTCTCGCGATTCGAACTGCTCGTGCCGGTGCGTC
Protein-coding regions in this window:
- a CDS encoding uracil-DNA glycosylase; this translates as MPPEQINCRRCRHYAVTWDPACPHGCRAFGFKSVQIPSVQVFANSGMPCTMFEPKDRTPDKPSKKKPIVA
- a CDS encoding DNA repair exonuclease, coding for MTDFCFIHAADIHLDSRLKGLADYPGAPVEAMRDATRRAFDNLVRFAIEADAAFVVIAGDVYDGDWRDFNTGLYFAHGMSRLRDAGVRVALIQGNHDAQSVITKSLRLPDNVSRFATEHAESVVWEDLGVAIHGRGFGKRAESANIVASYPERRSGYVNIGVLHTSLAGSPDHEPYAPCGVEDLIAKGYDYWALGHVHARRIVRADPWIVYPGNTQGRHARETGEKGAMMVRVTDGRVAEPEFVALDAARWALVEVDAAGCGDGETAIERVEAAAAGSIDEAEGRPVALRIRVRGSCPAHRDIVADHERWTAEARQAVTNVSRSRGWVEKVAWETSAPTDAKSIGSDFDLERIADDPELVAAAMIEMRKDDEALKKKLPRDLHDLFGADNAPDAADTCALLAAKLARSGDAR
- a CDS encoding cellulase family glycosylhydrolase is translated as MWACWRFWIAAAVFVCVATSACDDHYDFEDGRDRPLGQVRVDQSYLRDDANRYVFLHGANLSGSTKFPAGTDPVTYVGKPFDLADAEHHFAIMRKLGFNTIRFLVIWEGVEPYASGEYDEDYLDYVEKVVRLAGENGLYVFLDMHQDFFSRHLVALFDDGGDEMNLYDEKEIALAGEYGLNNRVGGDGAPAWAVKTCLPEKFVGGPEWGLPFWLGSSPRTVSDVIPFQLWGVNIFISLDVNRCFAAMLAGREVYPHHTIEGKNVEDYLQDSYANAWRQIAMRVKDSPNVLGYDLMNEPAGLFIRLPIQALLYREAKSAGGKIGNERAMEIVNEFLDGLVENGLGAGQADLMREVFMSDIGLPASVDEIEAQGFAPDRAFDPWRPELDAALAINSNFNKTHLQPFYEKVGGAILEEDPDAIMFIEQALGAMDRGIGGQWAEPMTRPEGFDQMVYAPHYYTDIYPHLGVNAPPREFTPEEKWLRDYRDPIAEAIEPATFSLGNPPVLMGEFGTYFNFGGIDESMANDYHISTLVLNPYYEAYDEMLVHRTVWCYSPENTAENGDGWNREDFSVLGPDGEPRSWQAYSRTVPRATAGRLLSMYFHSPVHYFEPRPGEQTPYLEFHMEMAGKETDAPTEIFVPPLQYTDGFYVKVSDGRCEYDPERFVLYWHVAADDPGAVHTITINPPYAQGDPGDWDYFFRGNEVLER
- a CDS encoding enoyl-CoA hydratase/isomerase family protein; translation: MNGAALVITMRRPEHANAYDDAMLAGIANALASALVEPAVSVIVIRGAGDRHFCAGADLDALRARDPLSVLDLPSARLFAAIAAFPKATIAAVNGAAVGGGCELAIACDLRVASQDAFFALPETGLGLIPAAGGSHRLAALVGLGRAKEMILTGRRVDADTALAWGLANDVCAPEDLDTRVLALAASIAEKDGDAIALAKETMALSFAAPAGSALARLAQTLLGLRRK
- a CDS encoding AAA family ATPase, producing MRFLELRLERYGHFQDRVLDLSATARGLHVVHGANEAGKSTALRAILALLYGFPKQTPDDFRFAYKDLRVGARIETDDGRAIDITRLKRDKNSLVDAGGAPIDEGSLRALLGGVNRDEFVRMFGLDHDGLRRGGEELLKAGGALAESLFAAGRGGADVRGLRDALIAESEALFGASARTRKINDLVARADVIKKEADEALLNPSDYETRSRRLEDANAKARRLKGTLDERTIDVDRLQRRIQIRPKFDELDATERELAALALVPDLPESFDMELTQARTKRNNFTDVVRNTENTLDMTRAEKDAIRVARDVLACASAIRALHQEVGSYQAAARDLPGVKSDRLIRGTDADAILRDLDPALSRDAADATLRLPVARRAELNELVLSHQTITTRYAEAVERARHAESMLSLQKAERAAMPAARDPRSLAELCDDLARTGDPQKTANEAEIAAARARADLGRETAALPLWTRGADEIEQTPIPARATVTRFEREIVAIEQAQRELDERSRRLDSAAQERDERGRELARESEVPTEAALIAARQHRDQGWKLVRDAWLGGANDTNTWAAYDSGRDPAAAFEHAMREADEAADRLRGDSTRVAEAVRLELEAARDEMARAECVEAQNDWRVRRDTFEHDWNAEWRDAAVTPKSPSEMREWLDAFSAVREKARVARESVERAQTTRREADEWRARLSRALEACGEQTAAGETLAALHAAAKRIIGDERRLDQKRAIADAARQSRELELAEASGRFEQVRNERTRWADLWRLAVADLPMTGDAAPAQAAEVLKKLDEYFGYEKEIRGLDARIAKMTAHIEDVRRRARELSEVSGIAPAQTDAADLIEELHGRLQRAMTDNERLRDLEMREVQDEKALHAAKTGLQAALAEIDALRMRAKCDTADEIEDIARFAARKRVLAEKCDGLRSDLTREARGADLETLRGEITQGDEPSELDLDIAQRELDDLRREYDELRDEIAAARADLRDEAPASRAAQLLDERERVLAELRDAVARWRRLRFATHLLAARIESLGDRSQNPVLARAGELFQKLTHGSFEKLGANYSDDPPTIAGFRPTSRDPVPVPAMSDGARDQLWLALRLAWIERRAVDGLALPVIADDLLVQFDENRATAALESLAQLSDHTQVLLFTHHRHTSDLVRALNEETRSRVFEHELGG
- a CDS encoding cytochrome c3 family protein, coding for MTRYLAIFVAALVVVLGAHHFTQGASTGPAGVQILSLTGKKPAIFNHTAHVERAQGNCRICHHKDAPGTGSKCMTCHTEPAKAGIPGGRQAFHECIKCHAPGTGPIYPKDCMTCHVRPGV